One Phocaeicola dorei genomic region harbors:
- the tpx gene encoding thiol peroxidase — MAKTAFKGAPVTLAGEFVKVGTSAPEFTLVKGDLSNYTLKDGKGKYLILNIFPSLDTGVCATSVRKFNQLAANQPNTVVLAISKDLPFAQGRFCTTEGISNVIPLSDYRYTSDFAEKYGVLMTDGPLAGLLARSVVVVDPEGKVVYTELVPEITQEPDYEAALKAVK; from the coding sequence ATGGCAAAAACAGCATTTAAAGGAGCACCGGTGACATTGGCCGGAGAATTTGTAAAAGTAGGAACTTCAGCTCCGGAATTTACATTGGTAAAAGGAGACTTAAGCAATTATACATTAAAGGATGGTAAAGGCAAGTACCTGATTCTGAACATTTTTCCCAGTCTGGATACAGGTGTATGCGCTACTTCCGTACGCAAGTTCAATCAGTTGGCTGCAAACCAGCCCAATACGGTAGTGTTGGCTATCTCTAAAGACCTGCCATTCGCCCAGGGCCGCTTCTGCACCACCGAAGGGATCAGTAACGTTATTCCTTTGTCTGATTATCGCTATACTTCCGATTTTGCTGAAAAATATGGTGTTCTGATGACCGACGGTCCTTTGGCAGGATTATTGGCACGTTCGGTAGTAGTGGTTGACCCGGAAGGAAAAGTGGTTTATACCGAACTTGTTCCCGAAATAACCCAGGAACCGGATTATGAAGCTGCATTAAAAGCAGTAAAATAA
- the gmd gene encoding GDP-mannose 4,6-dehydratase, giving the protein MKKVALISGITGQDGSFLAEFLIEKGYEVHGILRRSSSFNTGRIEHLYLDEWVRDMQKTRLVNLHWGDMTDSSSLIRIIQAVQPDEIYNLAAQSHVKVSFDVPEYTAEADAVGTLRMLEAVRILGLEKKTKIYQASTSELFGLVQEVPQKETTPFYPRSPYGVAKQYGFWITKNYRESYGMFAVNGILFNHESERRGENFVTRKITLAAARIAQGYQDKLYLGNLDSLRDWGYAKDYVECMWMILQHDTPEDFVIATGEYHTVREFCTLAFKEVGIELRWEGKGVDERGIDVATGKELVAVDPKYFRPAEVEQLLGDPTKAKTLLGWNPRKTSFPELVKIMVKHDMKFVKKLYLKAQIAE; this is encoded by the coding sequence ATGAAAAAAGTTGCTTTAATTTCAGGTATTACAGGTCAGGACGGTTCATTCCTGGCAGAGTTTTTGATTGAAAAGGGATATGAGGTTCACGGTATTCTGCGCCGTTCTTCTTCATTCAACACAGGTCGTATAGAACATCTCTATCTGGACGAGTGGGTTCGTGATATGCAAAAGACCCGTCTGGTGAACCTGCATTGGGGGGATATGACCGACAGTAGTTCGCTGATACGTATCATTCAGGCTGTACAGCCCGATGAAATCTATAATCTGGCTGCTCAGAGCCATGTGAAAGTAAGTTTCGATGTGCCCGAGTACACTGCGGAAGCGGATGCGGTAGGCACGCTGCGTATGTTGGAAGCTGTCCGGATCCTGGGTTTGGAAAAAAAGACCAAGATTTATCAGGCATCTACCTCCGAGTTGTTCGGACTGGTGCAGGAAGTCCCTCAGAAGGAAACGACTCCTTTCTATCCCCGTTCTCCGTATGGGGTGGCCAAGCAGTATGGTTTCTGGATTACCAAGAATTATCGTGAAAGTTACGGTATGTTTGCCGTGAACGGCATCCTGTTCAACCATGAGAGCGAACGTCGTGGTGAAAACTTTGTAACACGCAAGATTACTTTGGCTGCCGCACGTATAGCCCAGGGATATCAGGACAAACTGTATCTGGGAAATCTGGATTCTTTGCGTGACTGGGGCTATGCCAAAGATTATGTGGAGTGTATGTGGATGATTCTTCAGCACGATACTCCCGAAGATTTTGTTATTGCGACCGGCGAGTATCATACGGTGCGCGAGTTCTGTACCTTGGCCTTCAAGGAAGTGGGCATTGAGTTGCGCTGGGAAGGCAAAGGGGTGGATGAAAGAGGCATCGATGTGGCGACGGGCAAGGAACTGGTTGCCGTCGATCCTAAGTATTTCCGTCCTGCCGAAGTGGAGCAGTTGCTGGGTGATCCCACTAAAGCCAAAACCTTATTGGGCTGGAATCCCCGTAAGACTTCTTTCCCCGAACTGGTGAAAATCATGGTGAAGCATGATATGAAGTTCGTGAAGAAACTATATTTAAAGGCTCAAATAGCGGAATAA
- a CDS encoding GDP-L-fucose synthase family protein, whose amino-acid sequence MEKTAKIYVAGHHGLVGSAIWNNLQQKGYTNLVGRSHKELDLLDGQAVKEFFDEEQPRYVILAAAHVGGIMANSLYRADFIYQNLQIQQNVIGESFRHNVKKLLFLGSTCIYPRDAGQPMKEEVLLTSPLEYTNEPYAIAKIAGLKMCESFNLQYGTNYIAVMPTNLYGPNDNFHLENSHVLPAMIRKIHLGKCLNEGDWDAVRKDMNLRPVEGVSGLNTDEEILAVLKKYGISGQEVTLWGTGKPLREFLWSEEMADASVYIMEHVDFKDTYTPGSKDIRNCHINIGTGKEITIAQLADKIVKEVGYQGKLTFDATKPDGTMRKLTDVSKLHSLGWQHKIDIEEGVHRMYQWYLS is encoded by the coding sequence ATGGAAAAAACAGCCAAGATATATGTAGCAGGACACCACGGACTGGTGGGTTCTGCTATATGGAATAATTTGCAGCAAAAAGGATATACCAATCTGGTAGGCCGTTCTCACAAAGAACTGGATCTGCTGGACGGGCAGGCTGTGAAGGAGTTCTTTGATGAAGAGCAGCCCCGGTATGTCATTTTAGCGGCGGCACATGTGGGCGGTATCATGGCGAACAGTCTTTACCGTGCCGATTTTATTTATCAGAACTTGCAGATTCAGCAGAATGTGATAGGAGAGAGCTTCCGTCACAATGTAAAGAAACTCTTGTTTTTGGGAAGCACTTGCATTTACCCTCGTGATGCCGGACAACCCATGAAGGAAGAGGTGTTGCTGACTTCACCGTTGGAGTACACCAACGAACCATACGCTATTGCGAAGATTGCGGGATTGAAGATGTGCGAAAGCTTTAACCTGCAATATGGAACCAATTACATAGCCGTGATGCCCACGAACCTTTACGGTCCCAATGATAATTTCCATTTGGAGAACAGCCATGTGCTGCCTGCCATGATTCGTAAGATTCATTTGGGAAAATGCCTGAATGAAGGAGATTGGGATGCGGTGCGTAAAGATATGAATCTCCGCCCTGTGGAGGGAGTAAGCGGTTTGAATACGGATGAGGAAATTCTGGCTGTATTGAAAAAATACGGCATCTCCGGACAGGAAGTGACCTTATGGGGTACAGGCAAGCCGTTGCGTGAATTCTTATGGAGTGAGGAAATGGCCGATGCCAGTGTCTATATCATGGAGCATGTGGACTTTAAGGATACATACACACCCGGTTCCAAGGATATCCGTAACTGCCATATCAATATCGGTACGGGAAAAGAAATCACCATCGCTCAATTGGCGGATAAGATTGTCAAAGAAGTGGGCTATCAAGGCAAACTGACTTTTGACGCTACGAAGCCCGACGGCACTATGCGCAAGCTGACGGATGTAAGCAAATTGCATAGTCTGGGATGGCAGCATAAGATTGATATAGAAGAGGGAGTACACCGAATGTATCAATGGTATTTGTCTTAG